Proteins from a genomic interval of Ficedula albicollis isolate OC2 chromosome 9, FicAlb1.5, whole genome shotgun sequence:
- the LOC107603815 gene encoding putative glycine-rich cell wall structural protein 1, with protein sequence GGGGGGGGGGGGGGGGGGGGGGGGGGGGGGGGGGGGGGGGGGGGGGGGGGGGGGGRDPPLTPCAS encoded by the exons ggggggggggggggggggggggggggggggggggggggggggggggggggggggggggggggg gggggggggggggggggggggggggggggggggggggggggggggggggggggggggggggggggggggggggggggggggggggggggggggggggggggtcgggaCCCGCCGCTGACACC CTGCGCCTCCTGA
- the LOC101815142 gene encoding phospholipid-metabolizing enzyme A-C1-like, whose protein sequence is CHPEPGDLIEVDILPYHHWALYIGDGYVIHLMPLDTGEPSRFSTKGKVKKELLKEMVGDHTWRVNNKPHCSRTPLTVEEIIRRAEQWIDKVVPYDIVTRNCEHFVTELRYGEAFSDQVRKVVIAALGALGVIFGVFFTVFLRKKKVFK, encoded by the exons TGCCACCCCGAGCCTGGGGACCTGATCGAGGTCGACATACTGCCTTATCATCACTGGGCCCTCTACATCGGGGATGGATATGTCATCCACTTGATGCCTCTAG ATACAGGAGAACCATCAAGATTCAGCACAAAGGGCAAGGTGAAGAAAGAGCTCCTGAAAGAGATGGTGGGAGATCATACATGGCGTGTCAACAACAAGCCTCACTGCTCCCGCACTCCTCTAACAGTGGAGGAGATCATTCGGAGAGCTGAGCAATGGATTGACAAGGTGGTACCATATGATATCGTTACTAGGAACTGTGAGCATTTTGTGACAGAGCTTCGCTATGGAGAAGCATTCTCTGACCAG GTCAGAAAAGTAGTTATTGCTGCTCTTGGAGCCCTAGGTGTcatttttggtgtgtttttcactgttttcttgcGTAAGAAGAAAGTCTTCAAGTGA
- the LOC101816770 gene encoding lecithin retinol acyltransferase-like, which translates to MGILDTRDDEEYPKPGDLIEIKWAPLLHWALYVGGGYVIHVTPVDEGAPSLSGSSDTRRMRKAKVKKELLREVARNKKWRVNNECDCHHPPLPMEEIIWHAEGCVGKEMTYDELKFKSVDFLSKLRHVGLFRAFEGGKIHRHDSINRKYLPIPGDLIEIKRPFYQHWAIYVGGGYVIHVTPIDEISRSSPKNIISSSRGEAVVRKDLLEEVVKHRWWWCVNNKYDEYRNPFPVEEIIRRAESEINKQTTKPVPYRLLYKNCEHFVTKLRYGEPFSDQVSGPG; encoded by the exons ATGGGCATTCTTGATACGAGAGATGATGAGGAATACCCAAAGCCTGGGGACCTGATTGAGATCAAATGGGCACCTTTGCTGCACTGGGCCCTCTATGTGGGAGGTGGATATGTCATCCATGTGACACCTGTAG ATGAAGGAGCCCCATCTCTGTCAGGCAGCAGTGACACAAGACGCATGAGAAAGGCCAAGGTGAAGAAGGAGCTCCTGAGGGAGGTGGCCAGAAATAAGAAATGGCGTGTTAACAACGAGTGTGACTGTCACCACCCTCCTCTGCCCATGGAGGAGATCATCTGGCATGCTGAGGGTTGTGTTGGCAAGGAGATGACATATGATGAATTGAAATTCAAATCTGTGGATTTTCTGAGCAAACTTCGACATGTTGGTCTG TTTAGAGCTTTTGAAGGTGGTAAAATTCACCGTCATGATTCGATAAATCGCAAAtacctccccatccctggggacctGATTGAGATCAAGCGTCCATTTTACCAGCACTGGGCCATCTACGTGGGAGGTGGATATGTCATCCATGTGACACCTATAG ATGAGATTTCCAGGAGCAGTCCAAAAAACAT CATTTCATCAAGCCGTGGAGAGGCAGTGGTGAGGAAAGACCTCCTGGAGGAGGTGGTTAAACATAGATGGTGGTGGTGTGTCAATAACAAATATGACGAGTACCGCAATCCTTTCCCTGTGGAGGAGATCATCCGGCGTGCTGAGAGCGAGATTAACAAACAGACTACGAAACCAGTGCCCTATCGTTTGTTGTACAAGAACTGTGAGCACTTTGTGACCAAGCTCCGCTATGGAGAGCCATTCTCTGACCAGGTGAGTGGCCCAGGGTGA